A genomic stretch from Prionailurus bengalensis isolate Pbe53 chromosome E2, Fcat_Pben_1.1_paternal_pri, whole genome shotgun sequence includes:
- the ERFL gene encoding ETS domain-containing transcription factor ERF-like gives MDCSCVSDLLFAPPALPALWTPGFAFPDWAYKPESSPGSRQIQLWHFILELLQKEEYQGVIAWQGDYGEFVIKDPDEVARLWGIRKCKPHMNYDKLSRALRYYYNKRILHKTKGKRFTYKFNFSKVVLVNYPLLDVAAATTGSPLLLTPGPFGGTPGPDAPPLTPETLQTLFSAPRLGEPGARAPLFTPETDKLRLDSPFPFLGSGATGYSKPPGLLGPYGRAFPEYPWNFNPYLTGPFPKLPPSLYPPHFYPNPLAGPLGHLPSAGAGGGPTASPLLAATGDGLGPERPSGLAAAPRLALPGAGGPEAALGGKEDSDSELEITDVSGCSSDSEGDEGLPVPPKAKASKGGIGS, from the exons ATGGACTGTAGCTGCGTCTCCGACCTTCTCTTCGCCCCGCCCGCCCTGCCGGCTCTCTGGACCCCCG GGTTTGCCTTCCCAGACTGGGCCTACAAGCCGGAGTCGTCCCCTGGCTCGAGGCAGATCCAGCTGTGGCACTTTATCCTGGAGCTGCTGCAGAAGGAGGAATACCAGGGTGTCATCGCCTGGCAGGGGGACTACGGGGAATTCGTCATCAAGGACCCTGACGAGGTGGCTCGGCTCTGGGGCATCCGCAAGTGCAAGCCCCACATGAATTATGACAAGCTGAGCCGGGCCCTGcg cTACTACTACAACAAGCGGATTCTCCACAAGACCAAAGGGAAGAGGTTCACCTACAAGTTCAACTTCAGCAAAGTCGTGCTGGTCAACTACCCGCTGTTGGATGTGGCAGCAGCCACCACGGGCTCCCCACTCTTGCTGACCCCTGGTCCCTTTGGGGGGACCCCTGGGCCAGATGCTCCTCCCCTTACCCCTGAG ACCTTGCAGACcctgttctctgcccctcgcctgggAGAGCCAGGGGCCCGGGCGCCCCTGTTCACCCCTGAGACAGACAAACTGCGTCTGGACAGCCCTTTCCCGTTTCTGGGCTCCG GTGCCACCGGCTATTCCAAGCCCCCTGGCCTGCTGGGTCCTTATGGCCGCGCCTTCCCAGAGTACCCCTGGAACTTTAACCCGTACCTCACCGGCCCCTTCCCCAAgctgcccccctctctctaccccccacACTTCTACCCCAACCCTCTGGCCGGTCCCCTGGGCCACCTGCCctcagcaggggcagggggaggccccACAGCTTCACCCCTGCTGGCTGCGACGGGGGACGGCCTGGGCCCTGAGCGCCCCTCGGGCCTGGCAGCCGCCCCTCGCCTGGCACTGCCCGGAGCTGGGGGTCCAGAGGCTGCGCTGGGGGGGAAGGAGGACAGCGACTCGGAGCTGGAGATCACTGATGTCAGCGGCTGCAGCTCTGACAGCGAGGGCGATGAGGGCCTCCCTGTGCCCCCCAAGGCCAAGGCGAGCAAAGGGGGGATTGGCAGCTGA